The proteins below are encoded in one region of Oncorhynchus nerka isolate Pitt River linkage group LG15, Oner_Uvic_2.0, whole genome shotgun sequence:
- the LOC115143398 gene encoding FERM domain-containing protein 4B-like isoform X4, which translates to MAISQHQFYLDRKQSKSKVTTARSLGDIAMDLTEIGAPRISKLSSMESKDQLIMASNRSLISAGSGDSDVSEELKKEKIADLKNKEKDLQDSLTQKLEELKKICLREADLTGRLPKEYPLDSGEKPPAVRRRMGTAFKLDDLFPYDADPHLRNLESMFALQQKIVEAAKKLANEAELCKTVKKKRRRNCLDAMRKLQEIEEEINKYRIKTGKKPTQRASIIIADDVNLAELSSLSDSLTLDDDEDLGGQRQQSHSVQYSPRPHHSETLSLHYQSDRLASAHEQSQDLSPNNRLNYGKVQEPFYYNHQDALSSHKPASAHSMPPTPLLTRNAYSSIQFRSDDDPQHFRQRSGSLESQSQETTPPAPAFVPFRRSNSTEVLDDGSSYTSQSSAEYTVPGNHTHRPRDRWRGRKGNIYANTGSMPNLAQADACYNTYQPPRAPRPTTTAYYVTGYPSYTEPEPYSNGVYMYNNELEGHYNVNPSYHAAPANHGHDVYSSRYGDDEMDSMAQNPYATLRPPRNRQALPRTEHLTKNIQKALVAEHLKGWYQRNASHKQPQTYDYNQMGSQQSLGYQTMPAPYSRNTSYSSVSSQQSSTEGGWRGHLGGGMSEFHMPLPVQQPYPSYGTAHYSQHAHNRYGSSCSSYQHSKDSWYIPDGQRCCAFVPASSLSSTTSPPFLPPPLAVGSGWAQGQGSSPLQQPHSYRSQRLSKVSFAKCSPR; encoded by the exons GACCAGCTCATCATGGCCAGCAACAGATCCCTCATCTCAGCAG GGTCAGGAGACTCTGATGTGAGCGAGGAGTTAAAGAAGGAGAAGATTGCTGACCTGAAGAATAAAGAGAAGGACTTGCAGGACTCTCTGACTCAGAAACTAGAGGAGCTCAAGAAGATCTGCCTGCGAGAAGCT GACCTGACAGGCAGGCTGCCTAAAGAGTACCCTCTGGACTCGGGTGAAAAGCCCCCCGCGGTGCGTCGGCGCATGGGGACAGCCTTCAAACTGGACGACCTCTTCCCCTATGATGCG GATCCCCATCTCAGAAACCTGGAGAGCATGTTTGCCCTGCAGCAGAAGATCGTGGAAGCGGCCAAGAAACTAGCCAACGAGGCTGAGCTCTGTAAGACggtgaagaagaagaggaggaggaactgCCTGGACGCCATGAGGAAGCTGCAGGAGATTGAGGAGGAGATCAACAAATACAGGATCAAGACGGGCAAAAAGCCCACCCAGAGAGCATCAATAATCATAGCAG ATGATGTGAACCTTGCAGAACTCAGCTCACTGTCCGACAGTCTTACTCTGGACGATG ACGAGGATCTGGGAGGCCAAAGGCAACAGTCCCATTCTGTGCAGTACTCTCCCCGGCCCCACCACTCAGAAACCCTGAGCCTCCACTACCAGTCTGACCGACTGGCCTCAGCCCACGAGCAGTCCCAGGACCTCAGCCCCAACAACAG ATTAAATTATGGCAAAGTCCAGGAACCTTTCTACTACAATCACCAAGATGCCTTATCGAGCCACAAGCCTGCCTCTGCACACAGCATGCCTCCCACCCCCCTCCTCACCCGTAATGCCTACAGCAGCATCCAGTTCAG GTCAGATGACGACCCCCAGCATTTCCGCCAGCGGAGTGGCAGTCTGGAGTCCCAGTCTCAAGAGACCACACCCCCGGCGCCAGCGTTCGTCCCGTTCCGCCGCAGCAACAGCACAGAGGTCCTGGACGATGGCTCATCCTACACCAGCCAATCCAGCGCGGAGTATACAGTGCCTGGGAACCATACCCACCGCCCCAGGGACCGCTGGCGTGGCAGGAAGGGCAACATCTATGCCAACACGGGCAGCATGCCCAACTTGGCACAGGCTGATGCCTGCTACAACACATACCAGCCCCCCCGGGCACCACGACCCACCACCACGGCCTACTATGTGACGGGCTACCCCAGCTACACAGAGCCAGAGCCCTACTCTAATGGAGTCTACATGTACAACAACGAGTTAGAGGGTCACTACAACGTTAACCCTTCATACCACGCCGCGCCGGCCAACCACGGACATGATGTGTACAGCAGTCGCTATGGTGACGACGAGATGGACAGTATGGCTCAGAACCCCTACGCCACCCTGAGGCCGCCCAGGAACCGTCAAGCTCTGCCCAGGACGGAACATTTGACCAAGAACATCCAGAAGGCGCTGGTGGCAGAGCACCTGAAAGGCTGGTACCAGCGCAATGCAAGCCACAAGCAACCACAGACCTACGACTACAACCAGATGGGTTCCCAGCAGAGCCTGGGTTACCAGACCATGCCAGCTCCCTACAGCAGGAACACATCCTACTCCTCAG TCTCGTCACAGCAGTCCTCCACAGAAGGAGGCTGGCGCGGTCACCTAGGAGGGGGTATGTCAGAGTTCCACATGCCCCTACCGGTGCAGCAGCCTTACCCCTCCTACGGcaccgctcactacagccagcaCGCCCACAACAG ATATGGCTCCTCTTGCTCCTCCTACCAGCACTCTAAGGACTCTTGGTACATCCCTGATGGCCAGAGGTGCTGTGCCTTTGTCCCTGCTAGCTCTTTATCCTCCaccacctctcctcctttccttcctcctcccctggcTGTGGGCTCCGGCTGGGCCCAGGGCCAGGGCTCCAGTCCCCTGCAGCAGCCCCACAGCTACAGAAGCCAGAGGCTTAGTAAAGTCTCCTTTGCTAAGTGTAGCCCACGATAG